Proteins encoded by one window of Cystobacter ferrugineus:
- a CDS encoding sensor histidine kinase, giving the protein MEDSSSNHQPLPCAGSGNDQPSREATHPRSQEALADFVDSAALGLHWVAPNGTILWANKADYEPLGYTADEYIGHNITAFHADAAAISDILQRLTRGERLLEYPARLRCKDGSVREVSISSSVRFDETGKFLHTRCFTRDVTEYARVARALRESEERFRMLLAGVKDFAIFMLDAGGRVETWNQGAERLYGHSMEELVGQHVSTLYTPEDLRVGRVDEELAAASHHGRYESECERVRKDGSRFWAHVVTTALRDEEGRLRGFAKVTRDVTEKRKAEEEKERLLRELKAAVAARDEFLSMASHELKTPLTSVKLNLRALEHRAEKTVEQTEGAGSRRLVRIHGQIDRLAKLVNSLLDVSRITANRLDFHLEEVDLGEVLQDVLGQFKEELDRAGCALHLRTDVGVVGRWDRLRVDQIISNLLSNAIKYGPGKPVEVDLQRLGKSARLVVRDHGIGISERDQERIFDRFERAVSSQHYGGFGLGLWISRQIAEGLGGRITVHSQPGLGSTFVVELPLSGLPGGEE; this is encoded by the coding sequence ATGGAAGATTCGTCCTCCAATCACCAGCCTCTCCCTTGTGCGGGCAGTGGGAACGACCAGCCCTCTCGCGAAGCCACGCATCCCCGCTCGCAGGAGGCCCTGGCGGACTTCGTCGACTCGGCGGCCCTGGGCCTGCATTGGGTCGCGCCCAATGGAACCATCCTGTGGGCGAACAAGGCGGACTACGAGCCGCTCGGCTACACGGCCGACGAGTACATCGGCCACAACATCACCGCCTTCCACGCGGACGCCGCGGCCATCTCGGACATCCTCCAGCGGCTCACGCGGGGGGAGCGGCTCCTGGAGTACCCGGCGCGGCTGCGGTGCAAGGACGGCTCGGTGCGCGAGGTCTCCATCTCCTCGAGCGTCCGCTTCGACGAGACGGGGAAGTTCCTCCACACCCGGTGCTTCACGCGGGACGTGACCGAGTACGCCCGGGTCGCACGCGCGCTGCGCGAGAGCGAGGAGCGCTTCCGGATGCTGCTGGCGGGGGTTAAGGACTTCGCCATCTTCATGCTGGATGCGGGTGGCCGCGTGGAGACGTGGAACCAGGGCGCCGAGCGGCTCTACGGCCATTCGATGGAGGAGCTCGTCGGGCAGCACGTCTCGACGCTCTACACGCCCGAGGACCTTCGGGTGGGCCGCGTGGACGAAGAGCTCGCGGCGGCCAGCCATCACGGCCGGTACGAGTCCGAGTGCGAGCGCGTGCGCAAGGATGGGAGCCGCTTCTGGGCGCATGTCGTCACCACGGCGCTCCGGGACGAGGAGGGACGGCTGCGGGGCTTCGCCAAGGTGACGCGGGACGTGACGGAAAAACGGAAGGCGGAGGAGGAGAAGGAGCGGCTGCTGCGCGAGCTCAAGGCGGCCGTCGCGGCCCGCGACGAGTTCCTGTCCATGGCCTCGCACGAGCTCAAGACCCCGCTCACCTCGGTGAAGCTGAACCTGCGCGCCCTGGAGCACCGCGCGGAAAAGACGGTCGAGCAGACGGAGGGCGCGGGGAGCCGCAGGCTCGTGCGCATCCACGGGCAGATCGACCGGCTGGCGAAGCTCGTCAACAGCCTGCTGGATGTGTCCCGAATCACCGCCAACCGGCTCGACTTCCATCTGGAGGAAGTGGACCTCGGAGAAGTGCTCCAGGATGTGCTGGGGCAGTTCAAGGAGGAGCTGGACCGGGCGGGATGCGCGCTGCACCTGAGAACCGACGTGGGCGTCGTCGGCCGGTGGGACCGGCTCCGGGTGGATCAGATCATCAGCAACCTGCTCTCCAATGCCATCAAGTACGGGCCGGGCAAGCCCGTCGAGGTGGATCTGCAGCGGTTGGGCAAGAGCGCGCGCCTCGTCGTCCGGGACCATGGCATCGGCATCTCGGAGCGGGACCAGGAGCGCATCTTCGATCGATTCGAGCGGGCGGTGTCGAGCCAGCACTATGGAGGCTTTGGCCTCGGGCTGTGGATCAGTCGGCAGATCGCCGAGGGACTGGGAGGCCGCATCACCGTTCACAGCCAACCGGGGCTGGGCTCGACCTTCGTCGTCGAGCTCCCCCTGAGTGGGCTACCGGGCGGAGAAGAGTAA
- a CDS encoding cytochrome P450: MKNDGVAPNCPVHGVTDERKSARLAAERVSPVPGARVASSFAFAREVLRSGAMRQAGADADAGKKDDPSQRSVFFLDGEPHRRRRAAIARFFTPKAISTRYREVMERTTDELLASMRAQGGAMLDRSSFQLAVAVAAEIVGLTQSDQIGMAARIRATLPSGGLRKWGPVGRLVAAAAQRYHGLSFFLRDVRPAIAARREKRRDDVISHLLDEGYSDQAILIECMTYAVAGMVTTREFIVMAAWHLFERDALRERFLNGGEDEQFAILEEILRLEPVAAMLHRRAAEETQLAAAGPIAAGSLVAIDIRAANTDEAVTGPCPHMIDPERARRMKVLGSYMSFGDGNHRCPGAQVAMHETRVFLDRLLRVPGIRLERAPEMRWFDELMSYELRDARVVCDRS, from the coding sequence ATGAAGAACGACGGCGTTGCCCCGAACTGTCCCGTTCACGGAGTGACCGACGAGCGGAAGTCCGCGCGACTCGCGGCGGAGCGGGTTTCGCCGGTGCCTGGCGCGCGAGTGGCCAGCAGCTTCGCCTTCGCGCGCGAGGTCTTGCGCAGCGGTGCCATGAGGCAGGCGGGCGCCGACGCTGATGCGGGCAAGAAGGACGATCCGAGCCAGCGCTCGGTCTTCTTTCTCGACGGCGAGCCGCACCGTCGCAGGCGCGCCGCCATCGCCCGTTTCTTCACCCCCAAGGCCATCTCCACCCGCTACCGCGAGGTGATGGAGCGCACGACCGACGAGCTGCTGGCCTCCATGCGGGCCCAGGGCGGTGCCATGCTCGACAGGAGCAGCTTCCAGCTCGCGGTGGCGGTCGCGGCCGAGATCGTGGGTCTCACCCAGAGTGACCAGATCGGCATGGCCGCGCGGATCCGCGCCACGCTTCCGTCGGGCGGCCTCCGCAAGTGGGGGCCGGTCGGCCGTCTCGTCGCGGCGGCCGCTCAACGCTACCACGGGCTTTCCTTCTTCTTGCGCGACGTGCGCCCGGCGATCGCCGCGCGGCGCGAGAAGCGCCGGGACGATGTGATCTCGCATCTGCTCGACGAGGGCTACTCGGATCAGGCGATCCTGATCGAGTGCATGACCTACGCCGTCGCTGGCATGGTCACCACGCGCGAGTTCATCGTGATGGCCGCGTGGCATCTGTTCGAGCGCGACGCGCTGCGCGAGCGCTTCTTGAACGGCGGTGAAGACGAGCAGTTCGCGATCCTCGAGGAGATCCTGCGCCTGGAGCCGGTGGCGGCGATGCTGCACCGGCGCGCCGCCGAGGAGACGCAGCTGGCCGCGGCGGGGCCCATCGCCGCCGGGTCGCTCGTCGCCATTGACATCCGGGCGGCGAACACCGACGAGGCCGTGACGGGCCCCTGCCCGCACATGATCGATCCCGAGCGCGCCAGGCGGATGAAGGTGCTCGGTTCCTATATGAGCTTCGGTGACGGCAATCATCGCTGCCCGGGCGCGCAGGTGGCGATGCACGAAACGCGCGTGTTCCTCGATCGGCTGCTGCGAGTGCCGGGCATCCGGCTGGAGCGAGCGCCCGAGATGCGCTGGTTCGATGAGCTGATGAGCTATGAGTTGCGCGACGCCAGGGTTGTCTGTGACAGGAGTTGA